In Tepidimicrobium xylanilyticum, a single window of DNA contains:
- a CDS encoding ABC transporter permease has translation MENVQNLTREDILKLEAKSKSEKILDYIIALSPTLFGIIHLLEYLLVPNYGINKHTTTYAYFIGLLITGVFFFFIGGLSNKKIFAKLRFKAPFYSFVFLLLMTYDYLTLKTGILILPYFPWVDLVINAAWADRVYLLDCVKNSLILLFTGYFIGAIIGLVTGILSGYNKKVHYWIAPFMKLLGPIPSTTWIPVVMVIASSLFKGAVFIIALGVWFSVTLATMTGIHNVNNDYFDAAKTLGAKNTQLVTRIALPAALPNILQGLIQGMSSACTALLVAEMLGVESGLGWYISWQKSWAEYSKMYAAIIIICITFIIVNWILTKVKRTVIKWKEEVT, from the coding sequence TTGGAAAATGTACAAAATTTAACAAGAGAAGATATTTTAAAATTAGAAGCCAAATCAAAATCAGAAAAAATCCTTGACTATATTATAGCTCTTTCACCTACATTATTTGGGATAATTCACCTATTAGAATATCTGTTAGTCCCAAATTATGGGATCAATAAACATACTACTACATACGCCTATTTTATTGGTCTTTTAATTACTGGCGTATTCTTTTTCTTTATAGGTGGATTATCCAATAAAAAGATATTTGCCAAGCTTAGATTTAAAGCTCCTTTTTACTCATTTGTATTCTTATTATTGATGACTTATGATTATCTAACTTTAAAAACTGGAATCCTAATTCTCCCCTATTTCCCATGGGTAGATTTAGTTATAAATGCAGCATGGGCTGATAGAGTTTATTTATTGGATTGTGTCAAAAACTCTTTAATATTATTATTTACAGGATATTTCATAGGAGCGATTATAGGTCTTGTAACCGGAATACTATCTGGCTATAACAAAAAAGTACATTATTGGATAGCTCCTTTCATGAAATTACTAGGCCCTATTCCTTCTACAACTTGGATACCAGTGGTAATGGTTATAGCTTCTAGTTTATTCAAAGGCGCCGTATTTATTATTGCATTGGGAGTATGGTTTTCGGTAACTCTTGCCACAATGACTGGAATTCACAATGTTAACAATGATTATTTCGATGCTGCAAAAACTTTAGGTGCAAAGAATACTCAATTAGTTACTAGAATTGCTCTCCCAGCTGCTCTTCCGAATATTTTACAAGGATTAATACAAGGGATGAGTTCCGCATGTACAGCACTGCTTGTTGCAGAAATGTTAGGTGTTGAGTCAGGATTAGGTTGGTACATTTCTTGGCAAAAATCATGGGCTGAGTACTCAAAAATGTATGCAGCCATAATAATTATCTGCATTACATTTATAATAGTTAATTGGATACTTACAAAAGTCAAAAGAACTGTAATAAAGTGGAAGGAGGAGGTGACTTAG
- a CDS encoding MFS transporter, with amino-acid sequence MTLPPNEQKLSPYRWVVWGILVSIYLIVFFHRLSVGVIAEDLVSTFGMSATQIANLGSMYFYAYTIMQIPSGILADYLGPKKTAIIGCIVAAIGSGIFSFAINVPMAYVGRLLVGLGVSVIFLCVLKIQSNWFLAEKFATMSGLTSFIGGLGGVLAQGPLLMVVGLMGWRNSFRLIGIITFVFAILTLIFVKNTPTEMGLPEINPQQIQASKREENILSQLFAIIKNPRIWAPSITFGGINGGFMLFAGTFGVSYIAIVYEVNKILAANMVSMLLVVSSIANLFIGKISDTLRGRKGPLLVLAVAAVIGWGILVFLKPPLWFMFVFVVLIGISSSIGVLCWSLGKEVSDPKLAGMSISIVNVSGFFFAALLQVICGKLIDINLSKGLPMDMAYTNAFIVPAISSFVALIFALLSKETKCENIYTQ; translated from the coding sequence ATGACTTTGCCACCGAATGAACAAAAGCTAAGCCCCTATAGATGGGTGGTTTGGGGGATATTAGTATCTATTTATTTGATTGTATTTTTTCATAGATTATCAGTTGGGGTAATTGCAGAGGACCTTGTCAGTACCTTTGGAATGAGCGCTACACAAATTGCAAATTTAGGTTCTATGTATTTTTATGCCTATACAATAATGCAAATTCCATCTGGCATTTTGGCAGACTATTTAGGGCCTAAGAAGACAGCTATAATAGGTTGTATAGTTGCTGCCATTGGTTCAGGGATATTTTCCTTTGCCATTAATGTACCAATGGCATACGTAGGTAGGTTATTAGTTGGGCTTGGGGTATCGGTAATATTTTTATGTGTACTAAAGATTCAATCAAACTGGTTTCTTGCAGAAAAATTTGCTACAATGAGTGGCCTTACCAGTTTTATAGGCGGGTTAGGAGGAGTTCTTGCTCAAGGACCTCTTTTGATGGTAGTAGGTCTAATGGGATGGAGAAATTCCTTTCGTCTCATAGGAATTATAACTTTTGTATTTGCTATTTTAACTTTAATATTCGTTAAAAATACTCCTACTGAAATGGGCTTACCTGAAATTAACCCACAACAGATCCAAGCAAGTAAAAGAGAAGAAAACATTCTATCTCAATTATTTGCTATAATAAAGAATCCTAGAATTTGGGCGCCTTCTATTACCTTTGGTGGTATAAATGGAGGATTTATGCTCTTTGCAGGAACCTTTGGGGTTTCATATATTGCAATTGTCTATGAGGTGAACAAAATTTTAGCAGCTAATATGGTTTCCATGCTTTTAGTTGTTTCCAGTATAGCAAATTTATTCATAGGGAAGATTTCAGATACTTTAAGAGGAAGAAAAGGGCCTTTATTAGTGCTTGCTGTGGCAGCAGTAATAGGGTGGGGAATATTGGTATTTTTGAAACCACCCCTGTGGTTTATGTTTGTATTTGTAGTTTTAATTGGCATTTCATCCTCTATTGGAGTATTATGTTGGTCATTAGGGAAAGAAGTGAGTGACCCAAAACTTGCGGGAATGTCAATATCGATAGTAAATGTTAGTGGATTCTTTTTTGCAGCCCTTCTTCAGGTAATCTGTGGAAAGCTCATAGACATCAATCTTTCTAAGGGGTTACCTATGGATATGGCTTATACAAATGCTTTTATAGTTCCTGCAATATCTTCTTTTGTAGCTCTAATATTTGCATTATTATCTAAAGAAACTAAATGTGAGAATATCTATACTCAGTAG
- a CDS encoding YbjN domain-containing protein — MLTSNAQQFRSYLQSQNINLQFNEENDGSTTVVIRETLKTGGNIRILVVFNKTDSLVSVYGGDFINGINPVKRDYVYEAINELNMKYTYLKFVFQNDSIMAQAFTLVDNNFRSEVIMDIILGMLNIIEEEYPKLMRIIWS, encoded by the coding sequence ATGTTAACTAGTAATGCGCAGCAATTTAGAAGTTATTTACAAAGCCAAAATATCAATTTGCAATTTAATGAGGAAAACGATGGATCTACAACTGTAGTAATTAGGGAAACTTTAAAAACAGGAGGAAATATTAGAATTTTAGTTGTTTTCAACAAAACTGACTCATTGGTTAGCGTTTACGGGGGAGATTTTATAAATGGAATTAATCCTGTAAAAAGGGATTATGTATATGAGGCTATAAATGAGTTAAATATGAAGTATACATATTTAAAATTTGTATTCCAAAATGATTCTATTATGGCTCAAGCTTTTACACTAGTTGATAATAATTTCAGAAGTGAAGTAATAATGGACATAATATTGGGCATGTTGAATATTATTGAAGAGGAATATCCCAAATTGATGAGAATCATATGGTCTTAA
- a CDS encoding APC family permease, with amino-acid sequence MINEINELNTTVNSSDSTNSGFRKEIGLFGGISILGGIMVGSGIFYLGSYVLMRSGMSLGLALISWILGGLVSLLGGICYAELGASDPRAGGMTVYLSKAYSPIVGFLSGFTGWLIGGPGSIAALALALSSVLSLIIPMGEWTIKLVAIGLIIGLTIVNYIGVKSGSKLQNISMVAKLIPIGIIMVSGLIFGKVNPDLSLVPKTTDASFSSVIGMVAFAIIASLWAYEGWTNLNSVAEEVKNPKRNLPLAIIISIISVTILYTLFNYSIYKVIPFSEIESHIANNEYYLGSYAAEKLMGKSGSLLVTIGMIVAMFGSLNGCILAFPRVHYAMSVEGHFFKSFGKLHPKYKVPHVPLIVQCVISVVLVLLRNLDQLTSLVVFSGMLFNTLGVFAVIIYRRKFPDLNRPYKVIGYPVTIILTTLIFMGLMINTFIEDPQTSIIGLLIPAIGILFYLYFDKQNK; translated from the coding sequence TTGATAAATGAAATTAATGAGCTAAATACTACAGTGAATTCTAGTGATTCAACAAATTCAGGCTTTAGAAAGGAAATTGGACTCTTTGGGGGTATAAGTATTTTAGGCGGAATAATGGTTGGTTCTGGAATTTTCTATCTAGGTTCCTATGTTTTAATGCGATCCGGTATGAGTTTGGGATTGGCTTTAATAAGCTGGATTCTGGGCGGTTTAGTGTCGCTACTAGGCGGTATCTGTTATGCAGAGCTAGGGGCTTCCGATCCTCGTGCTGGTGGAATGACAGTATATTTATCTAAAGCCTATTCACCTATTGTTGGCTTCTTAAGCGGGTTTACAGGTTGGTTAATTGGTGGACCTGGCTCGATTGCTGCTCTAGCATTAGCACTATCAAGCGTTTTATCATTAATTATTCCAATGGGCGAATGGACCATTAAGCTAGTAGCCATCGGGTTGATTATAGGATTAACCATCGTAAATTATATTGGGGTTAAATCTGGATCAAAATTACAAAACATATCCATGGTTGCTAAATTAATCCCTATTGGAATTATAATGGTTTCAGGTCTTATATTCGGCAAAGTAAATCCTGATTTAAGTTTAGTACCTAAGACAACAGATGCAAGTTTTAGCTCCGTAATTGGCATGGTAGCTTTTGCAATAATTGCCAGCTTATGGGCTTATGAAGGGTGGACTAACCTAAATTCAGTAGCTGAAGAAGTAAAGAATCCAAAAAGAAACTTACCACTTGCTATCATAATATCCATAATTTCAGTAACTATATTGTACACCCTATTTAATTACTCCATATATAAGGTCATCCCTTTTAGCGAGATTGAAAGCCATATAGCTAATAATGAATACTATCTGGGAAGTTATGCTGCTGAAAAATTGATGGGGAAAAGTGGTAGCCTTTTGGTAACTATAGGCATGATAGTAGCAATGTTTGGATCTTTAAATGGATGTATATTGGCTTTTCCAAGGGTACACTATGCCATGAGTGTTGAAGGTCATTTCTTCAAAAGCTTTGGTAAATTGCACCCAAAATATAAGGTTCCCCATGTTCCACTAATCGTCCAATGTGTTATTTCAGTAGTATTGGTACTGTTAAGAAATCTTGACCAATTAACTTCCTTAGTAGTATTTTCAGGAATGCTATTTAACACCTTGGGAGTTTTTGCAGTAATAATTTATAGAAGGAAATTCCCCGATTTAAATAGACCCTATAAGGTAATTGGTTACCCAGTTACCATTATATTAACAACTCTAATATTTATGGGTTTGATGATAAATACCTTTATAGAAGACCCACAAACTTCTATAATAGGCCTGTTAATTCCAGCAATAGGTATATTGTTCTACCTATACTTTGATAAACAAAATAAGTAA
- a CDS encoding Dps family protein: MKHINLLQKYLSNLAVLNVKLHNIHWNVVGTQFLNVHNFTEEIYDDLFEKFDEVAELLKTKNVMPLSTMAEYLENATIEEVKAKEFTIKESYEIIKKDLEIMKNLATEIRNTADEEGDFETVAMFEDFVSELSKNIWFVDAMLK, encoded by the coding sequence ATGAAACATATTAACTTGTTACAAAAATATTTATCTAACTTAGCTGTATTAAATGTTAAGCTACACAATATCCACTGGAATGTGGTAGGCACACAATTTTTAAATGTTCATAATTTTACAGAGGAAATCTACGATGACTTATTTGAAAAGTTCGACGAAGTAGCTGAATTATTAAAAACTAAAAATGTAATGCCTCTATCTACTATGGCAGAATATCTAGAAAACGCAACTATCGAAGAAGTAAAGGCTAAAGAATTTACAATAAAAGAGTCCTATGAAATCATTAAAAAGGATTTAGAAATTATGAAAAACTTAGCAACTGAAATTAGAAATACTGCTGATGAAGAAGGCGATTTTGAAACAGTTGCCATGTTTGAAGATTTCGTTTCTGAATTGAGTAAGAATATTTGGTTTGTTGATGCTATGCTTAAATAA
- the mnmA gene encoding tRNA 2-thiouridine(34) synthase MnmA, with product MRKKVILGMSGGVDSSVSALLLKEAGYDVIGLFMKNWDEKDEFGVCTATEDANDARRVANQLGIPFYVINFEKEYWDRVFTYFLDEYKKGRTPNPDVMCNQEIKFNSFLDYALKLDADYIAMGHYAQVEKREGKYYLLRGKDRNKDQSYFLSRISQQALSRTLFPIGHLEKKEVREIAENNNLYTAKKKDSTGICFIGERDFDEFLDKYLLTKEGDIVDVDGNVLGKHKGLIHYTLGQRRGIGIGGIGTGEPWFVAGKNLKKNILYVAQGENHPALYSISLIGESPSWILGEAPIMPLKCTAKFRYRQDDIPVTVDMLENGNIHIGFDMPVKAVTPGQVAVLYQGEICLGGSIIKSIEPLDKKYEYLNRN from the coding sequence ATGAGAAAAAAAGTAATTCTAGGCATGAGCGGTGGGGTTGATTCTTCGGTTTCCGCCCTTCTGTTGAAGGAAGCAGGTTATGATGTAATAGGATTATTTATGAAGAATTGGGATGAAAAAGATGAATTTGGAGTATGTACTGCAACGGAAGATGCTAATGATGCTAGAAGGGTAGCCAACCAATTAGGCATCCCCTTTTATGTTATAAATTTTGAAAAGGAATATTGGGATAGGGTCTTCACCTATTTTTTAGACGAGTATAAAAAAGGAAGAACTCCTAATCCAGATGTAATGTGTAATCAAGAAATTAAATTTAATTCCTTCTTAGATTATGCCTTAAAACTAGATGCCGATTATATTGCTATGGGACACTATGCTCAAGTTGAAAAAAGGGAAGGTAAGTACTATCTCCTTAGGGGAAAAGATAGAAATAAGGACCAAAGTTATTTTCTATCTAGGATTAGTCAGCAGGCCCTTTCTAGAACTTTATTCCCCATAGGACATCTTGAAAAAAAGGAGGTCAGAGAAATAGCTGAAAATAATAATCTGTATACAGCTAAAAAGAAGGATTCAACGGGAATCTGTTTTATAGGTGAAAGGGATTTTGATGAATTCTTAGACAAATATCTATTGACTAAGGAAGGAGATATAGTTGATGTAGATGGAAATGTATTGGGAAAACATAAAGGCCTAATCCATTATACCTTAGGTCAAAGGCGAGGAATAGGAATTGGAGGAATAGGAACGGGTGAGCCTTGGTTTGTTGCAGGTAAAAATCTAAAGAAAAACATACTCTACGTAGCTCAAGGAGAAAATCATCCAGCTCTATATTCCATTTCCTTAATAGGAGAATCCCCTTCCTGGATTTTAGGAGAAGCTCCTATCATGCCTTTAAAATGTACTGCCAAATTCAGATATAGACAGGATGATATTCCTGTAACTGTAGATATGTTAGAAAACGGAAATATCCATATAGGATTCGACATGCCAGTGAAAGCAGTTACTCCAGGCCAAGTGGCCGTTTTGTACCAAGGAGAAATTTGTCTAGGAGGCTCTATTATAAAATCCATAGAACCTTTGGACAAAAAATATGAATATCTAAATAGAAATTAA
- the dusA gene encoding tRNA dihydrouridine(20/20a) synthase DusA — protein MARISIAPMVDITDRHFRYFCRLLTKKAILYTEMITSSAIIYGDRNKILDFDPVEKPIALQIAGYDKKEMAEAVKIAEDWDYDEINVNLGCPSDRVSGNQMGATLMAYPELVAEIIYAMKRETNKPITVKHRIGIDGTNVLPKDLPKVVLDKYEDLERFVKIIAETGVNHFIIHARIAILEGLSPKENREVPPLRYDEVYRIKKNFPHLFIEINGGIKTINSIKDHLRHVDGVMLGRVAYENPFLLSEVDRFYDNGKVNNVSRREIIEELINYVKKLGEDDKRGYHAIKNTIGLFHNKRGSRIWRQLISPPWEAGYGAKEILERALDLLPEDVLDERPRII, from the coding sequence ATGGCTAGAATAAGTATTGCACCTATGGTAGATATTACGGATAGACATTTTAGATATTTTTGTAGACTACTAACTAAGAAAGCTATTTTATATACAGAGATGATTACAAGTAGCGCTATCATATATGGAGATAGGAATAAAATTTTAGATTTTGATCCAGTGGAAAAACCTATAGCTTTGCAAATTGCAGGATATGATAAGAAAGAGATGGCTGAAGCAGTTAAAATTGCAGAGGATTGGGATTATGATGAAATTAATGTAAACCTAGGTTGTCCTTCGGATAGAGTTTCGGGAAATCAGATGGGAGCAACTTTAATGGCGTATCCAGAGTTAGTTGCTGAAATAATCTATGCTATGAAAAGAGAAACTAATAAGCCAATTACTGTAAAGCATAGGATTGGAATTGATGGAACCAACGTATTACCTAAGGACTTACCAAAGGTCGTATTGGATAAATATGAAGATTTAGAAAGGTTCGTGAAAATAATAGCTGAAACGGGAGTAAATCATTTTATAATTCACGCTCGTATTGCTATATTAGAAGGGTTAAGCCCTAAAGAAAATAGAGAAGTTCCTCCTCTTAGATATGATGAGGTATATAGAATAAAGAAGAATTTCCCCCATCTATTTATCGAAATAAATGGGGGCATAAAAACTATAAATTCTATAAAGGATCATTTACGCCATGTAGATGGAGTAATGCTAGGTAGGGTGGCTTATGAAAATCCATTTTTATTATCTGAAGTAGACCGATTTTATGATAATGGCAAAGTCAATAATGTTTCTAGGCGAGAAATCATAGAGGAATTAATAAATTATGTTAAAAAACTCGGGGAGGATGATAAAAGAGGTTACCATGCTATAAAAAATACTATAGGTCTCTTTCATAATAAAAGAGGAAGTAGAATATGGAGGCAACTTATATCTCCTCCATGGGAAGCAGGATATGGTGCTAAGGAAATATTGGAAAGAGCATTGGACCTACTTCCTGAAGATGTATTAGATGAGAGACCTAGAATTATTTAA
- a CDS encoding amidohydrolase, which produces MILLATILINGKIYVEKNNFVEALLIEDGIIKQIGSNEEVLKNNANEIIDLGGKTVLPGFNDSHLHLIYIGAVMSCCNLNSAKSIDEIIQIGKEFLEKNEGITALYGRGWNQDYFISGEKRLLNRHDLDKISSEIPIIFDRVCGHVAVGNTRAIESLGIDGNTVVDGGTIELDEQGNPNGIFNENAVSLIKSAIPEKSNEDIEGEFLKAANYALSLGITSVQSCDVSNKEFKNMFKIIHNIYDNRKTKLRYGAQFNFQDIEDFREYLETEFKEGQYDEKFLSKGALKLFKDGSLGARTALMLKDYEDAAGIRGVEALTDEQLESLCNLATEHGIRVVTHAIGDGAVESVIKAYEKTMTDGENPLRHGIVHCQITSREQLERIARLNIPVMYQPIFLDYDLKIVEFRVGKELASTSYAFNTLYKLGAPISFGTDAPVEDCNPFPNIYCALTRKGLDGKPEGGFYPQERMELEDIIDAYTIGSAYNEFKENFKGRLKPGYVADLIVLDRDIFTIDESEIKDIKVEKTMVDGEFVYEV; this is translated from the coding sequence ATGATTTTATTGGCAACAATACTCATTAACGGTAAAATCTATGTTGAAAAAAACAATTTTGTAGAAGCTTTGCTTATTGAAGATGGGATAATTAAACAGATTGGTTCCAATGAAGAAGTTTTGAAAAATAATGCAAATGAAATAATTGACCTAGGAGGAAAAACCGTATTACCAGGCTTTAACGATAGTCACCTGCATCTAATTTACATAGGTGCAGTCATGTCCTGCTGTAATTTAAATAGTGCAAAATCTATAGATGAAATTATCCAAATCGGAAAGGAATTTTTGGAAAAAAACGAGGGTATCACAGCCTTATACGGTCGAGGCTGGAACCAGGATTACTTTATAAGCGGTGAAAAAAGGCTTTTAAACCGTCATGACCTAGATAAAATATCCTCTGAAATCCCAATAATATTCGATAGGGTATGCGGACACGTTGCAGTCGGTAATACTAGGGCTATAGAGTCGTTGGGAATCGATGGAAATACTGTAGTAGATGGAGGAACTATCGAACTAGATGAACAAGGCAACCCCAACGGAATTTTTAATGAAAATGCAGTTAGCCTAATTAAATCAGCAATTCCTGAAAAAAGCAATGAGGATATAGAAGGAGAATTTTTAAAAGCAGCTAATTATGCCCTAAGCTTGGGAATAACCTCCGTCCAATCCTGCGATGTTTCCAATAAAGAATTTAAAAATATGTTTAAAATTATTCATAATATATACGATAATAGGAAAACTAAATTAAGGTATGGGGCTCAATTTAATTTCCAAGATATAGAAGACTTTAGAGAATATCTGGAAACTGAATTTAAAGAAGGCCAATATGATGAAAAATTCCTCTCTAAGGGAGCTCTAAAACTATTTAAAGATGGATCCTTAGGGGCTAGAACTGCTCTAATGTTAAAGGATTATGAAGATGCTGCTGGCATAAGAGGAGTTGAAGCATTAACTGATGAGCAATTGGAAAGCTTATGTAACTTGGCAACAGAACATGGAATTAGAGTTGTAACCCATGCCATTGGAGATGGGGCTGTAGAAAGTGTTATCAAGGCCTACGAAAAGACTATGACTGATGGTGAAAATCCTCTCCGTCATGGAATAGTCCACTGTCAAATTACCAGCAGAGAACAATTGGAAAGGATTGCTAGATTAAACATACCTGTAATGTATCAACCTATATTCTTAGACTACGACCTAAAAATAGTAGAATTCCGCGTTGGTAAAGAACTGGCAAGTACATCCTACGCTTTCAATACACTATATAAACTAGGAGCCCCCATAAGCTTTGGTACCGATGCACCAGTAGAAGATTGTAATCCCTTCCCAAATATCTACTGTGCCCTAACTAGAAAGGGATTAGATGGCAAACCTGAAGGTGGTTTCTATCCACAGGAAAGAATGGAATTAGAAGATATAATTGATGCTTATACAATTGGCAGTGCCTATAATGAATTTAAGGAAAATTTTAAAGGAAGATTAAAGCCTGGCTATGTAGCAGATTTAATCGTATTAGATAGAGATATATTCACAATAGATGAATCTGAGATTAAGGATATTAAAGTAGAAAAGACTATGGTAGATGGAGAATTTGTTTACGAAGTATAA
- a CDS encoding type 1 glutamine amidotransferase domain-containing protein yields MKRVAILIEDLFDERELIYPYFRLLEEGYKVDLVGTDKDTVYVSKSGLKEKSTHSSKEVLARDYDAVIIPGGFSPDNMRRCPETVEFVREMYKANKLVAAICHGPWMMASACDLKGKKVTSFFSIKDDLINAGAEYLDEEVVIDGNLITSRTPKDLPSFLKAIIKKLNDV; encoded by the coding sequence ATGAAAAGAGTAGCTATTCTAATAGAAGACCTATTTGATGAAAGGGAACTCATATATCCATATTTTAGGTTGTTAGAAGAGGGTTATAAAGTAGACTTAGTAGGTACTGATAAGGATACAGTCTATGTATCTAAATCTGGACTAAAAGAAAAGAGCACCCATTCATCTAAGGAAGTTTTAGCTAGGGATTATGATGCAGTCATTATACCAGGAGGCTTTTCACCAGACAATATGAGAAGATGTCCTGAAACTGTAGAATTTGTTAGGGAAATGTATAAGGCTAATAAGTTAGTTGCTGCAATTTGTCATGGACCTTGGATGATGGCATCAGCATGCGATCTTAAAGGTAAAAAGGTAACATCCTTCTTTTCAATAAAGGATGACTTGATTAATGCAGGGGCTGAGTACTTAGATGAAGAAGTAGTAATTGATGGCAACTTAATTACTTCTAGAACACCAAAGGACCTGCCTTCATTTTTGAAAGCAATTATTAAAAAGCTAAATGACGTTTAG
- a CDS encoding winged helix-turn-helix transcriptional regulator gives MENKVINGFQIVQDLIKLRWVPEILKSIQLGNQRYSEILTSIPYISHTELNRKLSILIEKKVIEKRTNGTNTYYSLLNFGKDLVHIFNHLEDIEEKYFQTS, from the coding sequence ATGGAAAACAAAGTTATTAACGGATTTCAGATTGTTCAAGATCTAATAAAGCTTAGATGGGTTCCTGAAATATTAAAGTCCATCCAATTAGGAAACCAACGCTATAGTGAAATATTAACGAGTATTCCTTATATAAGCCATACAGAGTTAAACAGAAAATTATCAATCCTTATCGAAAAAAAGGTTATTGAAAAGAGGACAAATGGGACCAACACCTATTATTCTTTGTTGAATTTTGGTAAAGATCTAGTCCATATATTCAATCACCTGGAAGATATAGAGGAAAAATATTTTCAAACTTCATAG
- a CDS encoding ABC transporter ATP-binding protein, protein MAEESNYTLQLKEICKSYIRTDAQGVTVALENVNLNIKDGEFVTIVGPSGCGKSTLLRLVAGLIPPTKGSILLNGKPIKGTSPNRGIVFQEPTLFPWLTVEDNVSFSLKVQGKYKEKKEEVDRLINIIGLDEFRKSYPHQLSGGMAQRVALIRTMINEPEVFLLDEPLGALDAFTRMNMQDELLIMWKSNRHIMIMVTHDIDEAIYMSTRVVTMAPRPGKIKKDIRIDLPYPRNRMSDEFINYRKEIMENLNY, encoded by the coding sequence GTGGCTGAAGAAAGTAATTATACTTTACAGCTCAAAGAAATTTGTAAATCCTACATAAGAACTGATGCTCAAGGAGTTACAGTTGCTTTAGAGAATGTTAATTTAAATATTAAAGATGGTGAATTTGTAACTATTGTAGGACCATCGGGTTGTGGTAAATCTACCCTATTAAGGCTTGTTGCAGGTCTAATTCCTCCTACTAAAGGAAGTATCTTGCTCAACGGCAAGCCCATAAAGGGCACAAGTCCAAATAGAGGCATCGTTTTTCAAGAACCCACTTTGTTCCCTTGGCTTACCGTTGAAGATAATGTATCTTTTAGTCTGAAAGTACAAGGTAAATATAAGGAAAAAAAAGAAGAGGTTGATAGACTAATTAATATCATTGGACTTGATGAATTTAGAAAATCTTATCCTCATCAATTGTCCGGAGGTATGGCTCAGAGAGTAGCACTAATTAGAACAATGATTAATGAACCCGAAGTATTTCTTTTAGATGAACCTTTGGGCGCTTTAGACGCCTTTACAAGAATGAATATGCAAGATGAACTTTTGATTATGTGGAAATCAAATCGCCACATTATGATTATGGTAACCCACGACATTGACGAGGCTATTTATATGAGTACCAGAGTAGTAACCATGGCTCCAAGACCAGGAAAAATAAAAAAGGACATAAGAATAGATTTGCCTTATCCGCGCAATAGAATGAGCGATGAATTTATAAATTATAGAAAAGAGATTATGGAAAATCTAAATTATTAA